In Mangifera indica cultivar Alphonso chromosome 7, CATAS_Mindica_2.1, whole genome shotgun sequence, the genomic window CGAGTTGCCACTCTGTGCATCATaggcttttcttcttttttccacGTTCTGCTTCTTTCTCGTTGAAGATTGGGATCCTTCCTTCGACGTCTTCACATCTGTCACACAACGCTAACAAAGAATTCCATGAAAGGACATTCTTGAATGGTCTCTGATCGAAAAGCTCCTGAGACATTTTGACACAATTTCTTTTTGTATTCCAATAAGTATTATGTTATCATTTCTTATAAACCTCAAATTGTATTTGAtggttatcattattttttaaaaaaaaatttaattaattaccgcTAAAGGGTTTGTTTCTGGAATAGGATATTACAGTCAAGAATAGTCTTCATGGGACATATTGGTTGACCGATTGAGAAAGGGAAAATTACAAgtttttgataagaaaaatgagattatatcgattatttaataaaagacCAGATTTATTagaaatacaaatttctttGGCACTAAAGTGTCttcaaatgatataataatttagtaGAACATAGGTATTgacaaaattaaatgatttatagTTATCTAGAATGGAGTTTGCAATAGCAAAAATCATGAATTAATGGATGAATATGAAAggcaagagaaaaataatattctagGGAGTTCAAAATGTTTTGAAAGAAATTGTAGTGGAGTGGAGTTTGATGTCCGTTGATTCCgagaagataaagaaaagaCAGGAGAATATGAATACATCCGTTGGAGAATTCAAGAGCAACTTTGTTTCGTTGCATTGTACGTTATTAATAAACGATAATATTGAAAGAATCTCTCGTTTCAACGTTGATTTGCAACTCTCAAGCAAGCAGCAACATGGGTGTTTCAGCTGTGATGGTGGCGTTGATGGTATTGAGCTTGTGTAGTCAGGTTGTTTCCCAGGAAGTGCACGCAAGTGTCAAAAACAGATTAGGCAATGGGAAAAACATTACACTACATTGTCAATCCAAAGACGACGATCTTGGGCCGCAGAATGTCACCGACGGAAGTGATTTTGGGTGGGACTTCTCTGTCAATGTAGTAAGAACCACATTATTTTACTGTGATATGGACTGGGAAAATGTAAAGAAATACCAATACCATTTCGATGCGTACGATTTCAGCAGGGATTTTGTTAGATGTCAGAACCAATGCTCATGGCTTGTATCTGCAGAAGGTATGTATGGCTTAAACGGAGGCACTGGATTTTGGGAATATATGTATCAATGGCCAAACTGACATATGGGTGTATCTTCCAATAATTATAACTCTTTGTTGtcatataaaataactaattcTAAGCTTTGTCTTGAAGAAAATATGTATCGCTGTTGAGGAAAATATGCACAACTCTATCACTACTCTCTACTTTTTCAAgttccttgtagaatttctccGACTAACTGTAACAAATATCGTTGTAACATCAAAGCTCAGtaacaataaacaatttttttatcaaactaGGGAGGAAACAAAAACTATAACTAGGAACCATGTCTGTGAACTTACAATTGTGGGACCAGAACTGTAGTCTAACCCCTAGATATACGTCCCTGCATAGTTGAAACTGATGCAAGTTTGTGCATCTTGGCATCATCGCTCATCAATCAGCACAAAAGCTGGTGCTAcatcatcaaatcatatgacTGGCATTAGGTATCTTTCCTCTACATTACTGATGGATCAGAATAGCTTCTCCATCCTTGCAAGCAATTCTTCAACCCACAAGCTCAAATGCCGATGGCACATCATGCAGTGGATGACCCTTCCGATTTCTTTCCATTATCTTTCGAGCAAGCGAAACTTGCTTGCCAACCACAAATATAAATGCCCTTCCCTTTCCTCCAGCACCTCTGGCAGTTCTTCCAACACGACGCACATATTCACTTGGATCACGTGGGAAGTCAAAGAGTATGACATGATCCACGCCAGCAAAGTCAATTCCACGTGATGCTCTGTCAAAAATTGAATGTAAGTTATTGCTACCATTTCATAATCTCTTGAAACAACAAAACGAGTAACCCATATTGACAGCGTAACCATTGTCTAACAcattacaaaaattacaaaactataaTACCTATCAGTGCAAACCAAAAACAAGCATCCTTCTTTATAATGTGAATTAGTGAACTCCTTCATATTTGCTAGCCGAGACCCTTGCTCCAATGCAGCATGAAATGGTAGAACCCGTACTTGAGTTCCTTTTCTATCAAAGCGTTTTAATACATTCTCAACTTTCCTGCATGTCTCAATCTacatattgaaaattcaaaagtcACAAATGGAATATTATacaaattctttttattaaaagcTGAAGCATACCTTGTTACAGAAAACAATTGTCTTTGCAACTGGACTTTCCTCAACCAGCTGCAGAAGAGCAGATTTCTTGTTGAGAAAAGCGGTTTCTTGAGTTTTATCTGTTTCATTATCTCCACTGCAATCCACAAGAACCTGGACATGCAACCTAGCAGTTATAATTCTATCATCATTGTTCACATAGAAATGCAAGCTCTTGCGCTTTCTTTAGGTTAATATGTTTGCTTTTTAAAGAAACAGAAAACTAGTAGAAAAGGAGCATTTCAATAGAAAACTAATAAGTGGTCCATCTAGAAACCAAGTACAACCCCCCGCAATAGCTAACATTGAATctgattttataaaagaaagagCCTAAGAAACAGAGTCATTTAAATGTCTCCCAGTTAAAAACCCATAAAGGCACAGTGAATTGGGCTTTGTTGCATAAGAACTCAAAGCCCTATCCATAAGAATACTTAAAAATCCCTCTATTTCTTTCCGACATTAGAGTACATGAAATAGCTAAAATCCTACAATTTCATAAAGTAAAGGCTTTCCTCGCTCATCCAAAAGCACAGAACTTTTCCACAAGAAAAGAAACCGCATCATTCAAAAGAGTTTTAAGGGATCACGATTCTAGTCCATGCATAAGTTTATCAATAAGCCATGAAATCtattaataaacataatttcatATTGTCGGGGACCTTTTGTTCCACACTTAGTAACATTTGCCCACAGGTTCAAGCTTCAACCAGAATTTCCTGTCATCCATCTcaccatcaaaatttaaattaatcttttcaACTCATAAAACTTGAGATACTCCACAATGGTTCCCACATACTCCAGTAAACATGACATAAGCTCAACTATGAGTTAAAATATAAGAACCTGTACATAAACAAAAGTCTTCATGCTCTAATTCAACTATCCATATGCACAAATGAAAGAACAAACAATGAGGAACAAGGATAATATTGGAACCAAACCTCTTCAAGGCCTGAGCTTATCCGGTGCATGCTGGGTCCCACGATAACTTCACAATCAGGAAAAACCTCAACTAGCTTGTTATATATAGCTACTGGTAAAGTTGCCGTCACAAATAGATATTGGGAGGTGACAGGTGCAGAGCTTATCAAAGTTTGCAGTGctacttcaaaatcatcatcattaaaGAGTATATCCACCTCATCCAACACAGCACTGCAATACAAAGTTATAATTGATATTAGTTCCATCAGAAtttatctgaaaaaaaaataataataaatgtgcTAAGCAGGTGCACGAGTAAAATAAGCAATGAAACTAATTAAGGATAGAAACCATCATTTGTTCAAATTGagtgtttttgaaaaaaaaatctgtccCCAAGTTGTAAAAGAGCAGCATGATAGTAATGACAACCAAATTTGCCCCACTTTACacaaatcaaagaaaagaaagagaaattagCATACCTGTGGGAAAGATGTCCGCCATTCCATAATAAAAAACAGGTGCCACTATAAGGTATAATTACTTATATGCCTAAAGTTTAGGTGGAAAAACAATACAAAACTCAATAAAATTGGTTACCATTTAAGAGTGCTGAGCTGCAAGATTTCTTGTTTAATAAGGAACATGATACGACCAGGTGTGGCTATTAAAACATCAACACCTTGTTGAAGATTTTCTAACTGAGTTCTCTGTCGAAAACCACCAGTCACAACCATAGACCGGAATGGAACTCCAAATTTAGATATTGATCGACAATTATTCAAAACCTGCAAAAGTTATACTGCCATTAACCCATAACAATATTGCAATACATGTGATGTAAATGAGACTAGACCACACTTACAAATTTGTCTATGGCACACCATACAATTATCTTTTTGCATCTCAAATTTCTGCTAACTCTTCAATTAGAAGCTCAGTTATTCGTTATAGCTTTAAAAGGGGAAACTTCTATAGAAAATAAGCCTACCTTTTGTCAAGATACTTTCACCATTTGTGGATACTGAGATGGTTGTCATTTCACGGATAATAgacacaacaaaaataataaattcactCCACTATGGAATTGCATTAAGATAAAAGTCAAAACATGGCCTATACAAATCGACAGTTTTGAAAAGCTAATTGAAAGCAGCACCTTATTATTGATATCATAGAGAAAGATTTAAGAAATCTTtgtaaggaaccaaaagcatgtAATGCAGCATTACAGTgtctctttattaaaatttctaaggTCTACCTCATTGAAAGCCTAATCAACAATGCTTCACCCCATGTCACCTCTGAACAGCTTAGATTACTATTAAACAATTTTGCTTCTAATAGGGAGACTCAGGCTATTCTTATGAATACTTATCATTTTAACTTCATCCAGCTAGCAGAAGCATCAACTTTTATCATATCACTCCTATATCACCAAATTTCTGCAATGCAATAAATTCTCCAACAAATTtgtaagaaagaaagaacaaaaaaacgATGAggttgaaattttattttcaatgttaAAAGCCTTTGTTCTCTTATAAATTTACTATCGAGAGCTTTTCTAAAAAGTTACAGTCATACAGCATATTAGAGCTTCAAGACTTTAcagtgttaataaaaaataagttgcTTGTCTATGTATACGAAATGGCATGACATCACCAAATATGTAAAGGGCAATTTCTATTAGATAAAGAAGGCACATATTCACACAAATCAAAGAACTGCATCTACATGTACTTCAATAAGTTGTCATCAAATTAGCAGTGATTAAATAAGGCAATAATAAGACAGGATAGTACAATATCACACATTGATTGAGTGAACTTCAGTCAGCAGAAAGTCACCTGAGAAGCCAACTCAGCAGTTGGTACCATGATAATTACTCGAGGACTTCTAGAAGCGGATTTGCTAAGTCCTTGGAGTTCTTCTTCCCTAAGATGTTGAATCACAGGCAGAAGATATGCCAGTGTCTTCCCTGATCCACTTTGATCAGCTATAATACAGCTCTTTCCTGCAATAGCAGGAGTAAATGCCATGGCCTGCCATCACCAAAGATGTTTAGCAAGGACCTAATTGTACTTCACAGGACAGGTAACATTTTGGCAAGGGATGTCAAGTGAATTTTTGACCTTTATGACGAATATCTCCTCTATAACCTCATTGTAGGCACACACATGGTCAACTTGACCCAGCGTAACTTCATAGTTTATAATACAATCTAAATATTATTCACACAAACGAGACacaaaatacttttaaataaaGCAAGAGTGTGTATAGAAAAGAGCATTTGCACGAGTATTTATATCATTGCAAAGAGGaaaataaaacttgaattttactTGAAAAAGAAGTGCAAatcagaaaattttcaaatgaatccCTATTAAGGTAAACAaagacaaacaagaaaaaatataaaaagataaacctgtctttcaaattttcaaatgaatgaTCAACTGGCAAAGCATAAGCATACCTGAATTCGTGAAGGACGCAGGAAATTTTGTCGTTTTAAGGATTCAATCATATAATCAGCGCATCCCAACTCTTTAAAGGATTTTCGACTAAAAAAGTCTGTATCAGTGGAGAATTTACGTCGTTGCTTTGGGAGGTCTTTTGATTCAGATTTGAAGTTATGAATTGACCCTCCATTGCCCCATCCTCTCAAGTAAGCATTAGAGGCTCTAGGAACTAGAAACCCAGCTTCATCTGCCTGGGCATCAGACTTACGAAGTCCAGCCGGTTCAATCTGATTATCTGAGACACCACATTCCACAGGCACGTTAGAATCGTCCATGTGATGCCTTGCCGCAGTAATTGGTTCAATATCTGCTGTTGAAAATCTTTGCACTTCTTTGAGGGAATTTACAATCTTGTTCTTCCCCAAGGAGTGGCGTTCAGATTGCGAATGTTGGTCTTCAGGTTGGCTAACTTTTTTTCTTGTCGAAGAAATTTTATTGGCAAGAGCTCTTACTCTCTGAGCTTTCAATCTTGAAAAGCTTGCAGCGGATGGCATAGAAGAATCATTGTCTGTAGCAACTGTGACAACAAGTTCAGTGGGATTTAGTCCAATTAAATAGTGAAGTCAACGAACATGTATGTATGCGATGGTGTAAGATGAAATGAACATAGTACACCTAGcaggagaaaagaaaattagggAAAAGTAAACGGAACATGTGAATAGACAATTTAAAGAGAAAGGAACCTGCAGTTTGTTGAGAAGGGTTAGGATTCCAATTAGAAGAGTGGAGTAGATGGTTGGGAGGGATGGAAGGTTCATCGCCAGCTCCTCCCCAAACTATCAATTTCTCGCCAGTCTCATCGTCGACAACTTGATAAGCACCTGCAGTTTTCAAGGGCTTACTACTGTAACTACTTCTAACTACAAAAACTCTGTAATTGCTGACACATTTCTTCATAAAGCTTCTGTTGCTCTTCCTTGACGACGAAGAGGAAGGAGACGGACAAGGAACAAGCTGTAAAGGAAGAGGAGCTTTTACCACCATCATTTTCTAGCCTTACCTATGAGCATCAGGAGGGcattagatattatattatataatatgccTTTCAAATCTGTCTCCAAAACGAAATTTGCGTCCAATATGTCCAAGGGTCCTGTAAAATATCAAGGGGCCCTGCGCCGGCCGATAGGCCAAAAGGCTAgttcccaccaaagttttagtGCATACGTTCACTCCCCGTTAatgttttaaaactcaaatatctatctatctattattcaatttttttttattaaaatttttaattaagattaaaaataaaaacattatttattaaaaaatctaaaattttatctactttcttagcttaattttaaaaactaataattacaTCTTTACCCTAacatttttcaagtttgaaaaatgcattttCTCCCTCCAaagtttcataattttcaaaatttccatCTCCGATTCTTCTCCCCCCTTCTAGATtctctgaaatttttttcaccCCCCATACACTTTCCAGTTTATTATCTTTATTCTGATGTCATATCCATCATCTCTAGATATCTCTCTCCCCAAGATATGAATTGTCGTCAGCCCAACATCTGTCTCTACAGTGAAAACCATGATAAAATCAACTAAGAAATCTAGGCGCATGACTTAGGGTTTTCGCTCGAATGATTCATCTTCAAATCGATGCTCCCTCCCACTTCCATTCgacaaataggaggaaagataTGGTTGTGTCGTCGTCAACCACCAAAGAAGAGGTCGATAACATGAGATATCGGCCGAAATTGAGTGAATGTTTCACTCTATTTTCTTCGAAATTGATTGAATCTTTCACTCGATTTTAGCCAATTACGATGTGGTTTTCACACCAAAGACCACTGAAAAGGGAGAGGCTAACACGATGGCTCAGATCTTGGGGAGAGATGCAACCGGAGATGGGTGTCTCACATTGATGGTAGTGCAAGCACTCCTATTGAATCATGTTTTTCGTCTTATCCTTGAGTCTCTTTTCTGTGTTTATTTTGTTCGGTTATTATTTAACTCTTTAATGTGATGATTTTTCAGATGTGATAGAATAAAATGTTCTATGGCTTGCaaatgcagaaaaaaaaaaaagttattcttctttcttctctgtgTTGCTGCACGGTATGATGATGTGTTTACTTTTTTCtttgggagaaggactatttcccacccaacttttgatgcattctcaaaatGCCACACACGCTAGATGAAAATCTAGTTTTCCCACTCATGAGCCATTAATGTGGatggtttctgtttgcataagggtaaaatgtccattttacccttgttagaagaaatgacaaaaatactcctctacaaaattcatcccaaaattgatgtgagggttttccttcaccccccttaggttttaaaaactaacatttcaccttacctaaagtttttaaactttgaaaactaacattttcacccccaaacctagggtttccaaaattttcaaaaaaacagccggcccccataactttcaaaactagcagtttcacacccattcttcaacttcatctcccgacgtcgtctccggtgtagtcacctgcctcctccttctcctggtgcacggtgcgacgaagagacggagatctcttcgtcgcaccaccgtgcgacgaagaggtctctcttcgtcgctccgcccagacgacgaaggacgactcttcgtcgtcctttgtggctcgtcgcgtcgtccagacgctacgacgaagggtcgtccttcgtctgttcttccagatctggacgacgctttgtcgtccagatctgggcgacgaagggtggtccttcgtcgtcctttgtagtcggagatctcCCATCGATCAATTGCAGCggtcgtcggtggtggccggagaaggaagcaaaccctagggggtgaaattaaacttttcaaactttaaggatgggttagttattactttttaaaacctaaaggggaaacggtaaaattttaaagttttaatgttttaaatagtaaatgacgattttacccctgttcctaactgaaaaaatggatggcagtttggtcataggtGGGAAAACTAGATTTTCATCTTGCGTGGGcggcattttgaaaacgcatcaaaagttgggtgggaaatagtccttcgccttttttctttttgaatccaCAAATACACATCTTGTTTAATAGGAACTTAATATGTTGTGTGATTACCTTTTTTATTTCTACTAGTTTATTATTGTTTCCTGTAGCATTGTCACCTGACTTTCCTGTAATAGGAACTTGGATCTTTGGTTGATATGTTGTGTGGTTACCTTTTTAATTTCTACTAATTGATTATTGTTTCTTCTTGCATTCTCACCAGACTCTCCTGTGATTTTTTGATGGTGGTTAAATCAGCACACTATGGGGTTAGTAGTCACATGATTATGCTCATGTCCTTGGACGAGTTGTTCTTCATCGTGGTTGTCACATCCATGGTGCTACAATCACAACATCGAGTCATGGGATCAATCTACTCCCAAATTTCAGAAGGTACTTAGTATTTCTTACTCTTCAAGTGTTTAAATTAATCTTTAGGCCATTGACTTTTTGTAAAGggatattatattaaatgcctAAAATTAGGGGGGGttaaaaattacccaaaactataaaaataaacaaaaatgcccttattttgtgaaataaccaaactgctcatatatataaaccaagaattttacatatttccGACTAATTTTTCCCCTAGAATCactgttcaaattcaaaaaaaatcgAGTCTCCCATGTGTCTTCCACGAGCGCGGcaactttttgtctttttcaatgaccaaaaatgacaaagaaggttagtacatcatCTCTAGtgttgtttgaatcaatttattcgtaggattattgagatttgagaaagattttgtggtttgaattTTTACGATTTCGATTTTGAACTACGCATAAATGTTTTAACTCTtagttgttttgtttgaattttttgaggttttgtgttataggatatgTAAATCTGATTTGTGTTGAAACTGGAGGTAGAAACTACGATTTTTGATTGGAAAATAGGTTTGAATCACTGGCTCTCAGGTCCATGGGAACAATGAATCCCACAGACCGAATGAATTCTCCCATAGGCAGGAGAGATCACCCATGGGTTGCGAGGAAAgttatttttgtcaaaatattagGGCCCCTGGGGAAAAAGGGGTAGTCTACGGGGCCATTgtgaaatttttcataaaacctTGGGCTAATctgtgaaaaccgtgggttggggggaaattgactttttttaaactgtaGAGGCTCTAAGAGATTCAAAATTCTTGAGggtgaaaggaaaaaatattagacCTGTTTGAGAGTAGAAATTTTCtaaaggggtaaattgatatttttcacatctagaGTTTTTCTATGTgcagttttcgaattttatatctgtttttccccctttaaggtttttcaatatgtagtttttgaatttgatgttcGAACTTTTCGatcaatattttagttttttcgtTTCTAGGCGatttcaatatttagttttcgaaatttagatcaattttttcAGAATTTCGAGCGATTTCTCGACTATtgatattttatagtatttaaacgtatagaattcaaatttcagttcctcTTTTGATTTTCGATATTTTAGggtatatcgactcatattttttagatttctgagcGATTTCctgattgttgacattttagggtatttcaacatatagaattccaatttcaattgcttatttttcaatttcgtcattttaagatatatcaactcatattttttatgttttcgagtgatttcttgattgttgacattttagggtatttcaatgtataaaattcaaattttagtttcattttttcgatttttgctATTTTACGATACATCatctcgtatttttcagatttttaagcAATTTCTCGATTAttaacattttagggtatttcaacatataacattcaaattttagttctattttttcaaatttcgtcattttaggatatattgactcgtatttttcagattttcgaacgatttttctattgttgacattttatggtatttcaacatatataatttcatatttcagtttcattttttccattttcaccattttagggtatatcgatttgtattttttagatttttgagtaattttacggttgttaacattttagggtattttaatgtataaaattcaaatttcagttttaatttttttattttcatcattttaaaatatatcaattcgtattttttatattttttcgaacaattttttaattgttgacattctagagtattttaacatatataatttgaatttcatcattttaggatataccgacttgtattttttagattttcaaaatgattttcTGATTgctgatattctagggtattttaacgtatataattcaaatttcaattccattttttcgatttttaccattttatgataaatctcctcttatttttcataatttcgagggattttttattattggtatcttagggtatttcaacatatagaatttaaaattcagttttgttttttcgaatttcgtcattttaggatatatcgacatgtatttttcagatttttgaatgatttttcgattgttgatattctagggtattataatgtctagaattcgaatttctattctgatttttttatttttgtcattttaggatatatcgactcgtattttttagatttttgagcAATTTctcaattgttgatattttaaggtacttcaacttatagaattcaaatttcagttctgttttttcaaatttcattattttaaggtatatcaattcatatttttcagattttcagttgatttttctgttgttaatattatagggcatttcaacgtataaaattcaaatttcagttctgtttttttaggatatatcgattcaccattttaggatataacgatttgtatttttcatatttttgggTGATTTCtcgattattgatattttagggtatttcaacatgtcgatttcaaatttcatttctattttaattatttttccagtttttatctttctatgttatctttctatttttttatttgtcatttccaaatttgtttatatatatgtttttttataaaattcttaccaactttcaaaattttttgaaagataCTTCTTATAAAAGGAAACGTATCAAAGGCGAGCTACGAATCTCTGATGAATCAGGACGCTTCAAGGCAGAGGTTATACACTGTGTAAAGCGCACTGCAATGTCCAAGATTAGGTCAACACTAACCCCAGAGCAGTttcgactatttgagaggacatgtttcaaGCATCTCCTTCGTCAACccaatatcaaattttttgaaGTGTTGGTGCATGCATTTCTCCTGCACAACTATATCGGTCATCTATAAAAAATGAGTTATGGGTTAGGGTTAATCGGATTGACTTGAGATTCAACCTGTTCGAGTTTTCCTTAATGACGGGGTTATCATTTAGCTAACTCACAGcactttcatcatatattcccCCTTCATTCGGGTATAGGATCAGAGATATCTACTTTTGGGGTTATTTGAAAGTGCAGTATCACGATATTGAGCTTGTTTTTTTGGCTATGTCATGGGGGGATGACAATATTGACGCCGTCAAAATGGTCTTACTGTTTTGCCTACATATGGCATTGTTAGAGAATGATCGATGAAAGAAAGTATATGTCGAACACTTACAATTGGTTGATCATTTAAATAGGTTTAATTCCTATCCTTAGGACATTCTAATGTGACAAATGACGTACGAGTCGATGTCGCAGGCGAGTGACAAAGTCTATTCTGGACGAATGTCTAAAATCCATAAATATGACCTTTACAGATTTCCGTTTACATTTCatgtaagtttatatttattgattatttatattaataagcAAAAATacgaattaatttattttaatcattaatggttatattgcagtattggatatatgagacgctGGACGTCCTGTATGATTGGGTTGATATCCATGCATATCCACGGATGCTTAGGTGGCGTACTCGGGATATTCCTACTTGAAGGCATATAGGCACTATTTTCACCAATGATCAAgtatgtaattattaattattgagtTAATTGATTctttaaatattgtaaatatgttaaattatatatcttaatgAATAGGATGATGTTACATTCCTGTTCTGTTTGTCACCGGTTGAGCAGGCTACACCATAGTATGCGGACATTCTTCAGTACACAAGTATGCCAGATTCGTATTCCTCCTCATCGTCTTCAATGCCTCCCTCGACAAGAGATGGGTTTCTTCAGTCATGCCACATTTTCATATACTAGTCGATACT contains:
- the LOC123221272 gene encoding DEAD-box ATP-dependent RNA helicase 50 isoform X1, with the translated sequence MMVVKAPLPLQLVPCPSPSSSSSRKSNRSFMKKCVSNYRVFVVRSSYSSKPLKTAGAYQVVDDETGEKLIVWGGAGDEPSIPPNHLLHSSNWNPNPSQQTAVATDNDSSMPSAASFSRLKAQRVRALANKISSTRKKVSQPEDQHSQSERHSLGKNKIVNSLKEVQRFSTADIEPITAARHHMDDSNVPVECGVSDNQIEPAGLRKSDAQADEAGFLVPRASNAYLRGWGNGGSIHNFKSESKDLPKQRRKFSTDTDFFSRKSFKELGCADYMIESLKRQNFLRPSRIQAMAFTPAIAGKSCIIADQSGSGKTLAYLLPVIQHLREEELQGLSKSASRSPRVIIMVPTAELASQVLNNCRSISKFGVPFRSMVVTGGFRQRTQLENLQQGVDVLIATPGRIMFLIKQEILQLSTLKCAVLDEVDILFNDDDFEVALQTLISSAPVTSQYLFVTATLPVAIYNKLVEVFPDCEVIVGPSMHRISSGLEEVLVDCSGDNETDKTQETAFLNKKSALLQLVEESPVAKTIVFCNKIETCRKVENVLKRFDRKGTQVRVLPFHAALEQGSRLANMKEFTNSHYKEGCLFLVCTDRASRGIDFAGVDHVILFDFPRDPSEYVRRVGRTARGAGGKGRAFIFVVGKQVSLARKIMERNRKGHPLHDVPSAFELVG
- the LOC123221272 gene encoding DEAD-box ATP-dependent RNA helicase 50 isoform X2, whose product is MMVVKAPLPLQLVPCPSPSSSSSRKSNRSFMKKCVSNYRVFVVRSSYSSKPLKTAGAYQVVDDETGEKLIVWGGAGDEPSIPPNHLLHSSNWNPNPSQQTADNDSSMPSAASFSRLKAQRVRALANKISSTRKKVSQPEDQHSQSERHSLGKNKIVNSLKEVQRFSTADIEPITAARHHMDDSNVPVECGVSDNQIEPAGLRKSDAQADEAGFLVPRASNAYLRGWGNGGSIHNFKSESKDLPKQRRKFSTDTDFFSRKSFKELGCADYMIESLKRQNFLRPSRIQAMAFTPAIAGKSCIIADQSGSGKTLAYLLPVIQHLREEELQGLSKSASRSPRVIIMVPTAELASQVLNNCRSISKFGVPFRSMVVTGGFRQRTQLENLQQGVDVLIATPGRIMFLIKQEILQLSTLKCAVLDEVDILFNDDDFEVALQTLISSAPVTSQYLFVTATLPVAIYNKLVEVFPDCEVIVGPSMHRISSGLEEVLVDCSGDNETDKTQETAFLNKKSALLQLVEESPVAKTIVFCNKIETCRKVENVLKRFDRKGTQVRVLPFHAALEQGSRLANMKEFTNSHYKEGCLFLVCTDRASRGIDFAGVDHVILFDFPRDPSEYVRRVGRTARGAGGKGRAFIFVVGKQVSLARKIMERNRKGHPLHDVPSAFELVG